The genomic region ATTGTATCAATAAAATTGACTGGATTTTCTCTTTAAAGTTTGAGAAACTcaaaaacagaatgcattgTCTGccaaaaatcatatttaaaaattattcagGTCTATTCATCTCAGCAAACATACcgtacacacaaacattttgccTTTTTAGTTTGCGTTGCCGTTTAAATTTCCCTGCTCAATCTGGCAACCGAACGACGGAGTCCTGGTCCTTTTAGTATTTGTTTATATGGAATATGTCGATGGGATTAACAGAATCACCCTTCATGGAAAAtgtagttacacacacacacacacacacacacacacacacacacacacacacacacacacacacacacacacacacataatcataAGAATGGGATGAAAGATATTTATCAATTTTAGTCCACATTCCAGCTGTTAATGAGCAAATAAATCAAACCTGCATTCACAGAAAATCCCCCTGTATTTAGTCTAAGTGTGTAAGCTGATAGGGGATTTCTGCACTGTATAACATGctgaatgctgtgtgtgtgtgtgtgtgtgtgtgcgtgtgcgtgtgtgtgtgtgcgtgtgttgaaGTGCATGTGGGGCCTGAACAAGGGTCATCAAAGGTTAACTAGACGTAACGTTTGAGTTGAGCTTGTTAGTGATGCTTATCGATAGCACTGGTGATCTCGTTAAAaggacagagtgtgtgtgtgtgtgtgtgtgtgtgtgtgtgtgtgtgtgtgtgtgtgtgaggggtgtgcgGTATGTGCGGTGTGCTGAGACTTCAGTAAACACATGCTAATAATAAAGGGCCTAATTTAATTGTAAATtaacagaaaaagagagggagttggagagaaagcgagagaaacGACATTAAAACTTCTGTCTTCTCAGAGACGAGTCTTACATCTGTTGTTCATTTGTCCTCCTGCTGTATGGACCGCTGGCAGAGAAGAAGTGTCAGATGGGTTGTTTGTCCAGAGtccaggaaaacacacacacacacacacacacacacacacacacacacacacacacacacacacattttcatacTCGGACTGCTCTTCCTTCTATGGGAATTataagaaagagtgagagaataagagagagagacaatgaGAAAGaggcaaataaataattgatggACAGAATAAGAGAGGAGAGAATTAGACAAGGACATAATTAGAGAGATAGACTAAGAAAGGAATAGAGTAAAAGaggatgaataataaaatattaatatagactgatagaaagaaagaataagagaAGGACAGAAGTAGGGAGCGACAGAATTAGAGAAGGACagaattaaagaataaataatagaacaacAGATAAAGAGATAGACAGAAGAAGAGAGCGACAGAATCAGAGGAGGATCAAAGAGATTCAATAAAAGGAAGATAGAACGAGAGAAAGACTAAGAGatagacagaatgagagaaagagtgagagacagaatgaaaTAATGTTCTCtgaatctgtctctctctcagtctttctctcattctatcCTTCtgagcctgagagagagagagagagagagagagagagagagaaggagaagtaTTATGAATAGATGTTTGTTGATCAATCAGACAGAATTTCCAGACAAAACTGTCCTGATAGTTTGTTTCTCAGGGTTTCTCTGGGATGTTTCTCCTCTggcttttatttcttctctcCATTTGTGTGTTTGGCTTTGTAGATATATTTAATTCTCAAACAGCTGGATTCAGGATACATGGTCATTTCACGAGTTTTGTAGCTCATTTCAGGTCGTGTTGTTATTAAATATCGATGAGAATCCTGCTCACACAGATCACATCCCCGTGTAATTATACAGTGATGATTTGTTTTATCAACAGCAGGTTATTCACAGAGACATTACACAGAATTGTACTGAATAAATCTCCGACCTTAGGCACCTGGCCAGCATGAATACGAAGCAAAGAGCAGATGTTCATTctttcttccctctctctcccgttctttctctctctctcaggaggAAGTGCTGTACAGGTTTCAGGCTCGTCATGGGCCAGTGCATACCTGAAAGTAGGTAAAATCCTGCTTCTCATTTTTTCAGATTCCCCAATTTTGCCGTTATTTGAATGTCAATGCTGTAAGGTCCCTGTATGCTGCGGTTGAGAAGAAGAGAGAATCAGAAGAATAGAAGGGTAGAAGAATAGATAAAGACAGAATAATAGAAGGAGAGACAGGAGATACAGTATCTCTGAATATGTTGCTTTAGTTTGTAtcatattatgtattatttgtttatttagctcCAGAGTGGACATTTATTCCTAAAAACATACTGCCATTAAAATTCAGTTTGACTTCCGGGTTAGAATCGAATGTttgattggatgttagattggaaatATATTGCACTTTGATCAGTTTTGGCATTGTGAGATTTTCATTGCTACATtatgtgtaaataaacaaataaacaaatggtaATATATCATTAGGGCTATTTAATATAGCACTTACAGTGTTTTATCAGTCCGCACTGCGTTtaatgtacgtgtgtgtgtgtgtgtgtgtgtgtgtgtgtaggtgtagatgtgtgtgcAGGTTCTCCATGTGAACAGCAGTGTATGGATAACTTTGGCCGGGTGGTGTGTACATGTTACAGTGGCTACCGATTTGACCGGGAAAGACATCGGCAGCACCTTCACCCATACTGTttaggtgcgtgtgtgtgtgtgtgtgtgtgtgtgtgtgtgtttactgctAAAGTACATTTTTTGGTCAAAAGTCTGACTCTggtgctctgtctctctctctctctctctctctctctctctctatatatatatatatatatatatatatatataacttatctatctgtctgtatttatgcctttctctctctctctctctctctctctctctctctctctcagatgtAGATGAGTGTGACGAGTCGAACGGGACGCtgtgtgaacatgtgtgtgaAAACACACCAGGCAGTTTTCGCTGTCGTTGCAGTGCTGGATACACACTGGCTTCAGACCAGCGCTCCTGCATACCTGCacagaaacgtgtgtgtgtgtgtgtgtgtgtgtgtgtgttttcagcctTTTGTTtagacaaagaaaaatgtaaaacagatgatatatttatgatttttatgagttatatcttttatatgtttgtgtgtgtgtgtgtgtgtgtgtgtgtgtgtgtgtagtctctCTCCCACATTCTGCAGGTAAATCTGATACTCAGATGAGCTCTGGTTCCTGCTCTCTCACCTGTCAGGACATTATGAACATGAGAACCAACCTACAGCAGCTCAAACTCCACCtgggacacacacactcgaatggacaggtaacacacacacacacacacacacacacacagaaatactcACACCAGAGCTGCtcttgtaataataataataataataataataataataataatacattttatttataataataatacattttatttatagttaagAGTCCAGTGTCGGCTGCCATCAGCAGATCATTAACAACTTTTACCTTGGCAGACTtttgagagaaagagtgaattGTAGATTGGGCAAAAATTGACAACAATTATTAGGATCAGTGCCCAATTTGCGGTTAAAAGAGCATTTTTTGCACTAAAGCAATTGATCTGCATACATACCTTTATGAACAGTAAGTCCAGTTTTAATTCATAATTGTTCCAAACGATGTcttttacttttaatgagtGAAATAAAGAGTTTTTAAAGGTGCCAGTGTATCAAGCAAACTATGTAGTCCATTGTTATAAAAAGAAACCAAATCATACAGAGTAGAAAAGGCATCTCCTAAAGAGTTTTTTAAGTCCATCAGATAGATTGTATATATAGATTGTAATATAAACAATGAATccacactttctgaccaatccgAATTGAGAGTTCAGGAGCACTGGGGTATATTGTACTAaatgacaagtgtgtgtgtgtgtgtgtgtgtgtttaggtaaACTCACCTGATTTAGCTAACAGCAGTGAAAAACCACTTCCAGGTAGAGTGGGGAAAAATCATGATAGCCACACCAGGTCTGGTCCCCCAGGAGTGCCTGGACCGCCAGGCCTGccaggtatatatacacacacacacacacacacattggtgtTTATTCCAATAAAAAGGTTTCACATCTCTGTGTATCAGGAGCTCCAGGACAGAAAGGAGAACCTGGATCTATCGGAGCTTCAGGTCCCCAGGGGCCGAGAGGTGATATGGGCCCTATGGGTCCACAGCCAGACCTGGGGCATATTAAGAGGGGACGTAGAGGGCCAGTGGtg from Silurus meridionalis isolate SWU-2019-XX chromosome 13, ASM1480568v1, whole genome shotgun sequence harbors:
- the LOC124395362 gene encoding collagen and calcium-binding EGF domain-containing protein 1-like, giving the protein MSRFHYRMLLLSVTLFSSALLRTCGKSQHEADSNGEECPDNKIVTVEYPCIRAGGESGTCLRRKCCTGFRLVMGQCIPESVDVCAGSPCEQQCMDNFGRVVCTCYSGYRFDRERHRQHLHPYCLDVDECDESNGTLCEHVCENTPGSFRCRCSAGYTLASDQRSCIPAQKLSLPHSAGKSDTQMSSGSCSLTCQDIMNMRTNLQQLKLHLGHTHSNGQVNSPDLANSSEKPLPGRVGKNHDSHTRSGPPGVPGPPGLPGAPGQKGEPGSIGASGPQGPRGDMGPMGPQPDLGHIKRGRRGPVGPLGAPGRDGLKGEKGSPGPRGPPGPPGSFDFLLLMMADIRHDIIELQDKVFGRRTDFLLDTPPETVVEAEFKESGSGQDETTLDT